A genome region from Myxocyprinus asiaticus isolate MX2 ecotype Aquarium Trade chromosome 12, UBuf_Myxa_2, whole genome shotgun sequence includes the following:
- the LOC127449457 gene encoding gastrula zinc finger protein XlCGF57.1-like yields MEAKDKSQELTKAEGESQEQNEVEDESQELNESEEEHQDPHNVTTGGKSFSCSETEKNFSQKRAEPKNFPCPQCEKSFARIGHFMTHMKIHTGERPYICPQCGKSFTCKGGLKEHFRIHTGERPFTCSQCDKSFTNSGGLRRHVRTHTGERPFICPQCGKCFPNLTELKRHIKSHSVDRPFSCPQCGKCFKQKCVLKEHAKIHTGERPFACMLCGKSFAHHSTLKCHMKTHSGEKSHECPQCGRRFAEANNLKNHVLAHSGERPFHCDQCGKNFLLAIQLRTHMRIHTNEKPYLCSFCGKSFVWLNGLKDHQKTHIDEKDYECSECGKAFKRSAELKVHERIHTGEKPYKCLYCEKSFAQSSGLTVHERVHTGEKPYRCPLCGKTFSRCGSLGKHLKKACRKLSQ; encoded by the coding sequence ATGGAAGCAAAAGACAAAAGTCAAGAACTGACCAAAGCGGAGGGGGAAAGCCAAGAACAGAATGAAGTGGAGGatgaaagtcaagaactgaatgaatcGGAGGAGGAACATCAGGACCCCCATAATGTCACAACTGGAGGAAAATCCTTCAGTTGCTCAGAGACTGAAAAGAATTTCTCACAGAAAAGAGCAGAGCCCAAAAATTTTCCCTGCCCtcagtgtgaaaagagttttgcacgtATAGGACACTTTATGACtcacatgaaaattcacacagGAGAGAGGCCTTACatatgccctcagtgtggaaagagtttcacatgtAAAGGAGGTCTTAAAGAACACTTTAGAATTCATACTGGTGAGAGGCCTTTTACTTGCTCTCAGTGTGATAAGAGTTTCACAAATTCAGGAGGCCTAAGGAGGCACGTTAGAACTCACACTGGTGAGAGGCCTTTCatctgccctcagtgtggaaagtgtTTTCCAAATTTAACAGAACTTAAGAGGCACATAAAAAGTCACTCTGTAGACAGGCCTTTttcatgccctcagtgtggaaagtgtttcaaacaaaaatgtgttcttAAGGAACATGcaaaaattcacactggagagaggccttttGCATGCATgttgtgtggaaagagtttcgcaCATCACAGCACCTTAAAATGCCATATGAAAACACATTCTGGAGAGAAATCTCACGAATGTCCTCAGTGTGGCAGGAGATTTGCAGAGGCAAACAATCTAAAAAATCATGTGCTCGCTCACTCTGGAGAAAGGCCGTTTCACTGTGATCAGTGCGGTAAGAATTTTCTTTTGGCAATACAACTAAGGACACACATGAGGATTCATACAAATGAGAAACCTTActtgtgttctttttgtggaaagagttttgtatGGTTGAACGGTTTAAAAGACCATCAGAAAACACATATTGATGAGAAAGACTATGAGTGTTCTGAGTGTGGGAAAGCCTTTAAGAGATCTGCTGAATTGAAAGTGCATGaaagaatccacactggagaaaAACCCTACAAATGTTTATACTGCGAAAAgagttttgctcagtcatcaggcCTTACAGTGCATGaaagagtgcatactggagagaagccgtaccGCTGCCCTTTATGTGGGAAGACTTTCAGTCGATGTGGTAGTCTTGGGAAGCATTTAAAAAAGGCTTGCCGAAAGTTGTCACAGTGA